The following proteins are co-located in the Anomalospiza imberbis isolate Cuckoo-Finch-1a 21T00152 chromosome 1, ASM3175350v1, whole genome shotgun sequence genome:
- the ATP6V1C1 gene encoding V-type proton ATPase subunit C 1, translating into MTEFWLISAPGEKTCQQTWEKLHAATTKHNNLSTNSKFNIPDLKVGTLDVLVGLSDELAKLDAFVESVVKKVAQYMADVLEDSKDKVQENLLANGVDLVTYITRFQWDMAKYPIKQSLKNISEIIAKGVNQIDNDLKARASAYNNLKGNLQNLERKNAGSLLTRSLADIVKKEDFVLDSEYLVTLLVIVPKLNYNDWVKQYETLAEMVVPRSSNVLFEDQDSYLCNVTLFRKAVDDFKHKAREYKFMVRDFQYNEEEMKADKEEMNRLSTDKKKQFGPLVRWLKVNFSEAFIAWIHVKALRVFVESVLRYGLPVNFQAMLLQPNKKTMKKLREVLYDLYKHLDSSAAAIIDATMDIPGLNLSQQEYYPYVYYKIDCNLLEFK; encoded by the exons ATGACAGAGTTTTGGCTGATTTCTGCTCCTGGGGAAAAGACCTGTCAACAGACATGGGAGAAACTACATGCAGCAACCACAAAACATAACAATCTTTCCACTAATTCAAAGTTCAATATTCCGGACTTGAAG GTTGGCACACTGgatgttttggttggtttgtcAGATGAGCTGGCTAAACTGGATGCGTTTGTGGAGAG TGTTGTAAAGAAGGTGGCCCAATATATGGCTGATGTGCTAGAAGACAGTAAAGATAAAGTTCAGGAGAATCTTCTGGCCAATGGAG TTGACTTGGTCACCTATATAACAAGGTTCCAATGGGATATGGCCAAATACCCTATCAAGCAATCCTTGaagaatatttcagaaattattgCAAAG GGAGTAAACCAGATTGACAATGATCTAAAAGCAAGAGCTTCGGCATACAATAATCTGAAAGGGAATCTTCAGAATTTGGAAAGAAAGAATGC GGGAAGCTTGCTAACCAGAAGTCTTGCTGATATTGTAAAGAAGGAGGACTTCGTGCTTGATTCAGAATATTTGGTCACATTGTTAGTGATTGTGCCGAA GTTAAATTACAATGACTGGGTTAAGCAGTATGAAACACTAGCAGAGATGGTTGTACCACGTTCCAGCAA TGTACTCTTTGAGGACCAAGACAGCTACCTTTGTAATGTCACCTTGTTCAGGAAGGCAGTGGATGACTTCAAGCACAAAGCCAGAGAATATAA ATTTATGGTCCGTGACTTCCAGTACAATGAAGAAGAGATGAAAGCCGATAAAGAAGAAATGAATAGACTGTCAACTGACAAGAAGAAACAGTTT gggcCTCTGGTTCGGTGGCTGAAAGTTAATTTCAGTGAAGCTTTCATTGCATGGATTCATGTGAAAGCATTACGTGTTTTTGTTGAATCCGTTTTAAG GTACGGTTTGCCAGTTAACTTCCAGGCAATGCTGCTTCAGCCTAATAAGAAAACAATGAAGAAACTGAGGGAAGTTCTGTATGACTTATACAAACATCTTGACAGCAGTGCAGCAGCTATCATTGAT